The DNA window TGGTTCCGTTATATGTTTCGTCCCCGCTGCTGATCGGCCATGTGGCGCAAAAGGCCGGATATGCAACGCAGTGGACCGGTAAAACCCAGATGAAAAAATGTGATCATCGAATGTTCGGATTCGACGAGGGCGTTTTTACACCGGGTTCCTATCTTTTCCCGAAAAATCCCTATACCGATTTTGTGCTGACCACGGTGAAGGGAAAAAAGAAAACGCAGGTCAATGAAGATACGGGAGTTGAGCTGTCGCACTATGCTCAGACATCGTGGTATTGGAAGCCGTCTGTGGCACTGATGAATCATCCGTCGGTTCCGCCGGCTACCGCAGAACAGAATTGCACCTATTGGCCGGTTTCGGAAGAGGACCGTAAAAACTACGGCGTCAATACCTATGGTCCGGATGTGGAACTCGATTTTATTTTCGACTTCATGGAGCGGAAGCATGAAGAGGACGAACCGTTCTTCGTCTATCACACGACCCATCTGGGGCACGACGGTTTTGACTGGCTGCATCCGGAGTCGGGGAATAAATGGCCGGGAACACCGGTCATTAAATGGGATGGAAAAAAATATATCCGGACGGAACCGAATGTTACGGGGGACCACGGGAAGTATGACACGCATGGTACGGTCACGGAGCCCGGTATGCATTCCCATGTGGAATATATCGATTTTCAGATCTGGCAGTATCTGAAAAAGTTCGAGGAACTGGGCATTGCGGATAATACGGTACTGATTTTCTGTGCGGATAACGGGACAAGTGGCTACGGCAAGGCGAGCCCGGACCGTCAGAAAGGCTGCCATGTGCCTTTTATGGTATATGCTCCGGGGGCGGATTTTACAAAAAAAGGTGAGCAGGACATCCTGGTGAATATTGCCGATGTGCTGCCGACGCTGGCGGATATTATGGGGTATGAGCTGCCGGCCGATTATCAGATCCATGGAAAAAGTCTCTGGCCGTACCTGACCACGGATCAGAAAGAGCACCGCGAATGGATCTATGCCTATCGTGGCGGAATGCAGTTGATCCGGGGCCGAAAGGTGATGAAGGACGGCTATGGAAAATGGTGGGATGTCGGGCGGTTGCCGGATGATCTGATCAGTTTTCGAAAAATTAACGACTGGGAAAAGGTCTCTGCGGCGCACCGTGCAGAACGTGATAAACTGAAGAACATCCTGCCGGAATTTAATAATCATGATGCCGAGCCGGATTTTGTGATCGAATAGGTTGGCGATTCAGGCGCACCGAATGCAGGAAAAACAACGAATGGGTTGTAACCATATATATTCGTTGTTTTTTTCAGCATTCGCTGCCGGTCCGGTCTGTATTCCGAGGGTTGGAAAACTGGCGAAAAAACCTTGAGAAACTGTGCTTTACACGGGGTGGGGCGGTGCGTATAGTCCCGCTCTTACTTTTTGAGAGAGAACTATATCAACAGGAGTCCATACTCATGGATCAAGCAGTAAAAGCTGAAGTTAAAAACGAATTCAAGCGTGGCGAACAGGACACCGGTTCCGTAGAGGTACAGGTTGCGTTGCTGTCCACCCGCATCAAGGAATTGACCGAGCATCTTAAAGTTCATAAAAAAGATCACAGTTCGCGCCGGGGCCTCATCATGATGGTGAACAAGCGTCGTAAGCTGCTGAGCTATTTGCAGAAAAAAGACGACGCACGATACAAAGAGCTGATCAGTAAGCTTGGACTTCGTAAATAAGTCGTTTGACCGGATGTTCGACAATCCGTAATTCGTTCGTAAGCCCTTTATCACAAGTAAAGGGCTTGCTTCGTATATAATCGCCGTCAACGGGACGGCAAAAACAACAAGGAAAGGTGCGCTCTTCAGAACAGAAATTAGCAAGGGCGCAGATTAAGTTATGAAGGGTACAACCAAAGTAGACTTCGAGGTCGGTGGAAAAACCATGACCCTCGAAACCGGACTGCTCGCACAGCAGGCGGACGGTTCCGTTACCTGCGGCATCGGCAATAACGTCGTGTTTTCCGCAGTCACTTCCGCGAAAGAAGCCAAAGAAGGTGTGGATTTCTTCCCGCTTCAGGTGGAATACCGCGAGAAATTTTATGCTGCCGGCCGTTTTCCGGGTGGTTACATCAAACGTGAGGCCCGTCCTTCCGAGAAGGAAATCCTCACCATGCGTGTAACAGATCGTCCGATCCGTACGCTCTTCCCGGACAATTTCCACCGGGAAGTTCAGATCAACAACATGCTCGTCAGCTCGGACCAGACGCTCGATACCGATGTTCTGAGTGTGAACGCGGCATCCACCGCGCTGACGCTGACTGATTTGCCGTTCGACGGCCCGATCGGCGCAGTCCGCATCGTTCGCAACGATGGCGAATGGATCATCAACCCGAATCACGACCAGCTGGCCGCGTCCGACATCGATCTGACTTATTGTGGATCGCGCGAAAAGGTCATGATGATCGAAGGTTCCGCACAGGAAATCCCGGAAGCGGAATTTGTTGAAGCCATGAAAACGGCCCACGCCGAAGTGGTTAAAATCATCGATGGCCAGCTGAAGCTGCGTGCTGAACTCGGCCTGCCGGAAAAAGTGTATGCACCGGAAGCGAAAGATACCACGCTGCTGGACAAAGCCCGCGAACTCGTCGGCGAAAAGTTCAAAGAGCTGATGAAGATCGGCGGCAAGCTGGAACGACAGGATGCGGTTAGTGCGCTGAAGGAAGAATTGAAGCCGCAGATGCAGGAACTCTTCCCGGAAATGACGGAAGACGAATATTTCCATGCCTTCCATGATCTGGAAGTGGAAACCGTTCGCCTGAACGTGCTGGAAGACAACACCCGTATCGGCGGCCGCGGCATGCTTGAAATCCGCCCGCTCGATATTCAGGTCGGTGTATTCCCGCAGCTGCACGGTTCTGCGGTATTCGGTCGCGGTGAAACGCAGACGCTCTGTACGGTGACACTCGGTACCACCAAAGAAGCGCAGCGTTTCGACGCAGTGACCGGTGGTGCAGATGAAAAGAACTTTATCCTGCACTACAACTTCCCGCCCTACTCGGTCGGTGAGTGCGGACGTCTCGGCATGACCAGCCGCCGTGAAATCGGCCATGGTAATCTCGCTGAACGTTCTATTGCTCCGGTTATGCCGGAAGACTTCCCGTACACCGTGCGCGTTGTTTCCGAAGTGATGGGCTCCAACGGCTCCTCCTCGATGGCATCGGCCTGCGGCGGCTGCCTGGCACTGATGGATGCGGGGGTTCCGCTGAAAGCACCGGTTGCCGGTATTTCCGTCGGTCTGTTTACAGACGGTCAGGCTAAATCGGTTGAAGTGATCGATATCCTCGGTGTGGAAGACCACTGCGGCGATATGGACTTTAAAGTGGTCGGTACCCGTAAGGGCATCACCGGTTTCCAGGTTGACCTGAAAGTACACGGTATGGACTGGGATCAGGTTGAAGAAGCCTTCGAAATTGCCCGCAAGGGACGTTGCGACATTCTCGACCAGATGGAAAACGTACTGGCCAATCCGCGTGAGGAGCTTGCTGCAACCGCACCGCGTATTACCACGGTTCAGATCGATCCGGAAAAGATCGGTGCCCTCATCGGCCCGGGCGGCAAACATATCCGCGCGATCACCGACAGCACCGGCGCTCAGATCGATATTCAGGAAGACGGAACCGTCAACATCTTTGCGGTAGACGCTGAAGCGATGGATGCTGCGATTCGCGAAGTGAATGCCCTGACCGCTGAAATCGAAATCGGCCGTACCTATCAGGGTAAGGTTATTGCGGTTAAAGACTTCGGCGCATTTGTGGAATGTATGCCGGGCAAAGAAGGTCTCGTGCACATCTCCGAAATGGCGAACGAGCGGATCGACTCTGTTGATTCCATCTGCAAGCCGGGCGATGCGATGACGGTCAAATGTATCGACATCGACAATCAGGGCCGTGTTCGCCTCAGCCGTAAAGCTGCGCTGAACGATGCCGCTGAAGCCGGCGAATAAGTTTCCAATCACTGGAAATACAAAAAGGCGTCCTTCGGGGCGCCTTTTTTTGTGGTCTTCTGCCCATGATGGGTTCGGATTTTTTGACGGGAAACCGGGCTGCGAGTGATAACGTATAAATAGCTTCGCTATTTCTGTGTTACAGCATTCACAAAGTTGGTGTTGAAGTGCTCCAGAGAATGTTCTTCTAGAATGCGGTTCTGGAGGTCTGCGATTTTGTGTTGCCAGTTTTGGCGTGCGCTGGAAAAGGTGGTGGCGAGTGAGGCGGCATCTTCGGGGGTGAAGGTCCAGTCTGAGGGCAGGATGTCCTGCATGCCGTCGCGGCGGCTTCCAATGACGGGGATTCCCCGGGCGAGAGCTTCGAGCATGACGAGCGGGACCCCTTCGTAGCGCGAGGGGATCACGAGCATGTCGAGTACTTCGTAGGTCTCTTCCATACTTTTCTGCCAGGGCAGGTGGGCAAACGTATGGTCGCCTTTGATCAGTTTTTTTAGATTCTCCTCATCCGGCCCACTGCCGATGAAAAGTACTCTGCAGTCGCT is part of the Pontiella agarivorans genome and encodes:
- a CDS encoding sulfatase-like hydrolase/transferase, which codes for MMKRILLGLLAAGAVSVSARLDKPNVVVVFADDISAREIPFYGSSVWSDTKGRDTQDIAYRAKTPVLDKLAEEGVWIKTAWAATVCSPSRAMMMTGRYANLHKWWHNGDLGGIVKNGKKTDWVVPLYVSSPLLIGHVAQKAGYATQWTGKTQMKKCDHRMFGFDEGVFTPGSYLFPKNPYTDFVLTTVKGKKKTQVNEDTGVELSHYAQTSWYWKPSVALMNHPSVPPATAEQNCTYWPVSEEDRKNYGVNTYGPDVELDFIFDFMERKHEEDEPFFVYHTTHLGHDGFDWLHPESGNKWPGTPVIKWDGKKYIRTEPNVTGDHGKYDTHGTVTEPGMHSHVEYIDFQIWQYLKKFEELGIADNTVLIFCADNGTSGYGKASPDRQKGCHVPFMVYAPGADFTKKGEQDILVNIADVLPTLADIMGYELPADYQIHGKSLWPYLTTDQKEHREWIYAYRGGMQLIRGRKVMKDGYGKWWDVGRLPDDLISFRKINDWEKVSAAHRAERDKLKNILPEFNNHDAEPDFVIE
- the rpsO gene encoding 30S ribosomal protein S15, whose protein sequence is MDQAVKAEVKNEFKRGEQDTGSVEVQVALLSTRIKELTEHLKVHKKDHSSRRGLIMMVNKRRKLLSYLQKKDDARYKELISKLGLRK
- the pnp gene encoding polyribonucleotide nucleotidyltransferase, with the translated sequence MKGTTKVDFEVGGKTMTLETGLLAQQADGSVTCGIGNNVVFSAVTSAKEAKEGVDFFPLQVEYREKFYAAGRFPGGYIKREARPSEKEILTMRVTDRPIRTLFPDNFHREVQINNMLVSSDQTLDTDVLSVNAASTALTLTDLPFDGPIGAVRIVRNDGEWIINPNHDQLAASDIDLTYCGSREKVMMIEGSAQEIPEAEFVEAMKTAHAEVVKIIDGQLKLRAELGLPEKVYAPEAKDTTLLDKARELVGEKFKELMKIGGKLERQDAVSALKEELKPQMQELFPEMTEDEYFHAFHDLEVETVRLNVLEDNTRIGGRGMLEIRPLDIQVGVFPQLHGSAVFGRGETQTLCTVTLGTTKEAQRFDAVTGGADEKNFILHYNFPPYSVGECGRLGMTSRREIGHGNLAERSIAPVMPEDFPYTVRVVSEVMGSNGSSSMASACGGCLALMDAGVPLKAPVAGISVGLFTDGQAKSVEVIDILGVEDHCGDMDFKVVGTRKGITGFQVDLKVHGMDWDQVEEAFEIARKGRCDILDQMENVLANPREELAATAPRITTVQIDPEKIGALIGPGGKHIRAITDSTGAQIDIQEDGTVNIFAVDAEAMDAAIREVNALTAEIEIGRTYQGKVIAVKDFGAFVECMPGKEGLVHISEMANERIDSVDSICKPGDAMTVKCIDIDNQGRVRLSRKAALNDAAEAGE